Proteins found in one Geomonas subterranea genomic segment:
- a CDS encoding methyltransferase gives MDRSSKNRLTGHMLPHFPDDSLFCRIARAVCRAGCLPRKELYEAWEMARRVHRRFRGGRVVDLAAGHGLLAQVLLILDRDLREGIGVDLRIPQSAARLAMEIRAEWPGAADRFSLLERDLNLVQLRPDDIVVSAHACGSLTDLVLEKAAAARCRVAVLPCCHDLRACDDGGVSGWLDGPLSIDVTRAAWLRSRGYRVYTQTIPPDITPKNRLLMGEPL, from the coding sequence GTGGACCGATCTTCCAAGAACCGGCTTACCGGGCATATGCTGCCGCACTTTCCCGATGACAGCCTCTTTTGCCGCATCGCCCGCGCCGTGTGCCGGGCCGGCTGTCTCCCCAGAAAGGAGCTCTACGAGGCCTGGGAAATGGCGCGACGGGTGCACCGGCGCTTTCGAGGGGGACGGGTGGTGGATCTTGCCGCCGGGCACGGTTTGCTGGCGCAGGTGCTGCTCATCCTGGACCGCGACCTCCGGGAAGGGATCGGCGTCGACCTGCGCATCCCGCAAAGCGCCGCCCGGCTCGCCATGGAAATCCGCGCGGAGTGGCCAGGTGCGGCCGACCGGTTCTCACTCCTGGAGCGGGACTTGAACCTGGTCCAGTTGCGCCCGGACGACATCGTGGTATCCGCCCACGCCTGCGGCTCCCTTACCGATCTCGTCCTGGAGAAGGCCGCTGCGGCCCGTTGCCGTGTGGCGGTGCTCCCCTGCTGTCACGATCTGCGCGCTTGTGACGATGGCGGAGTTTCCGGCTGGCTCGATGGGCCTCTCTCCATCGACGTGACCCGGGCCGCCTGGTTGCGCTCACGCGGATACCGCGTCTACACGCAGACCATTCCGCCCGATATCACGCCGAAGAACCGCCTGTTGATGGGGGAGCCGCTCTAG
- a CDS encoding phenylacetate--CoA ligase family protein has product MFFNEEFETLPREALEALQLKRLKAMVARVEKSVPFYKEALAKAGVTSDSIKSLADLQRLPFTYKQDMRDSYPYNLFAVPMEDIVRIHASSGTTGKPTVVGYTKKDIETWSELMARCFMAAGVHKGDIIHNSYGYGLFTGGLGAHYGAERLGASVIPMSGGNTKKQIMIMQDFGSTVLTCTPSYSLFMAEAAKEEGIDFRDLKLRVGIFGAEPWSEEMRRDIEGKLNLSAVDIYGLSEIMGPGVAIECCEAKKGLHVWEDHFIPEIINPETCEVLPEGQMGELVITTITKEGIPLIRYRTRDITSITYEPCVCGRTHARIARMSGRSDDMLIIRGVNVFPSQIEAILMGVEGVEPHYVLIVERKDNLDTLEVQVEVGENLFSDEIKHLQALSAKIEKQIKEMLGVTCRVRLVEPKSITRSEGKAKRVIDNRNKA; this is encoded by the coding sequence ATGTTTTTCAACGAGGAATTCGAGACGCTGCCGCGGGAGGCGCTCGAGGCGCTGCAGCTTAAGAGGTTGAAGGCCATGGTGGCCCGGGTCGAGAAAAGCGTCCCCTTCTACAAGGAGGCGCTCGCCAAGGCCGGTGTCACTTCCGATTCCATCAAGTCGCTCGCGGACCTGCAGCGGCTCCCCTTCACCTACAAGCAGGACATGCGGGACTCCTACCCCTACAACCTGTTCGCGGTGCCGATGGAGGACATCGTCCGCATCCACGCCTCCTCCGGCACCACCGGCAAGCCGACCGTGGTCGGTTACACCAAAAAGGACATCGAGACCTGGAGCGAGCTGATGGCGCGCTGCTTCATGGCGGCCGGGGTGCACAAAGGGGACATCATCCACAACTCCTACGGCTACGGCCTCTTCACCGGCGGCCTGGGCGCGCACTACGGCGCCGAGCGGCTGGGGGCCTCGGTCATCCCGATGTCCGGCGGCAACACCAAGAAGCAGATCATGATCATGCAGGACTTCGGCTCGACCGTCCTCACCTGCACCCCTTCCTATTCGCTCTTCATGGCGGAGGCAGCCAAGGAGGAGGGGATCGACTTCCGCGACCTCAAACTGCGCGTCGGCATCTTCGGCGCCGAGCCCTGGTCCGAGGAGATGCGCCGGGACATCGAGGGGAAGCTGAACCTCTCCGCCGTCGACATCTATGGCCTCTCCGAGATCATGGGACCGGGCGTCGCCATCGAGTGCTGCGAGGCCAAGAAGGGTCTCCACGTCTGGGAGGACCACTTCATCCCCGAGATTATCAACCCCGAGACCTGCGAGGTGCTTCCCGAAGGGCAAATGGGTGAGCTCGTCATCACCACCATCACGAAGGAGGGGATCCCGCTTATCCGCTACCGGACCCGCGACATCACCTCCATCACCTACGAGCCGTGCGTCTGCGGCAGGACCCATGCCCGCATCGCCCGCATGAGCGGCAGAAGCGACGACATGCTGATTATCCGCGGCGTCAACGTCTTCCCGTCCCAGATCGAGGCGATCCTCATGGGGGTCGAGGGGGTCGAGCCGCATTACGTGCTCATCGTGGAAAGAAAGGACAACCTCGATACGCTCGAGGTGCAGGTCGAGGTCGGCGAGAACCTCTTCTCCGACGAGATCAAGCACCTCCAGGCGCTGTCGGCCAAGATCGAGAAGCAGATCAAGGAGATGCTCGGCGTCACCTGCCGCGTGAGGCTGGTCGAGCCCAAGAGTATCACCCGCAGCGAAGGGAAGGCGAAGCGCGTCATCGACAACAGGAACAAGGCCTAA
- a CDS encoding TolC family protein: protein MKKNSKTALALSLGLVLGATAPAFAQPAVNLTLKDAIRMAFEKNLDLKVELYNPAMAEADIRRNLGIYDPKLTLGVNYERSNSSNILTFRPQPVDQVTASAGVSQLLPTGTVVGVTAQSGWISNSAKYYSNAIDLSLAQPLLKGFGQENTELAINVSRFTKGETMNVFRTRLSDTVARVRNDYFQLYNLLEVLEVRRTSLALAKRILQDDQGRVKAGVLPAYELLNSEFQVATREKQVIDAERAVRDQMDVLRVELQLPQDAEIVLADQPYRGNFNILEQQALNDALENRTELATQRDVIKINDLQQRVAKNQTLPDLTLNASVGTGGFDRRFLGGLEKTATIDEPSWGVGLQFSYPLGNRSAENDYIRKKLALEQAQTQLQNLESTVVRDVKAALRLVAASYTQLDVTARGTAYAQDRLRAFQKRHDVGLATTKDVFDVENDLVTAKGNQIQALVDYNNSITQLWRVTGMILDQEGINVTETQADHLYQNMK from the coding sequence ATGAAGAAAAACAGCAAAACCGCGCTGGCCCTCTCCCTCGGCCTTGTGCTCGGCGCCACCGCCCCGGCTTTCGCCCAGCCGGCCGTCAACCTGACACTGAAAGACGCCATCAGGATGGCGTTCGAGAAGAACCTCGACCTGAAGGTGGAACTCTACAACCCCGCCATGGCCGAGGCCGACATCCGCCGCAACCTGGGGATCTACGACCCGAAGCTTACCCTGGGCGTTAACTATGAACGCAGCAACAGCAGCAACATCCTGACCTTCCGCCCGCAGCCGGTTGACCAGGTCACCGCGAGCGCCGGGGTGAGCCAGCTTCTTCCGACCGGAACGGTCGTCGGGGTGACAGCGCAGAGTGGATGGATCAGCAACTCGGCCAAGTACTACTCCAACGCCATCGACCTCTCCCTGGCGCAACCCCTGCTCAAGGGGTTCGGGCAGGAGAACACCGAACTGGCCATCAACGTCTCCCGTTTCACCAAGGGTGAGACGATGAACGTCTTCAGGACCCGGCTGAGCGACACCGTCGCCAGGGTGCGCAACGACTACTTCCAGCTCTACAACCTGCTGGAGGTGCTCGAGGTGCGCCGTACCTCGCTCGCCCTGGCCAAGCGGATTCTGCAGGACGACCAGGGGCGGGTCAAGGCGGGCGTGCTCCCCGCGTACGAACTTTTGAACTCCGAGTTCCAGGTCGCCACCCGGGAGAAGCAGGTCATCGACGCGGAGCGGGCGGTCCGGGACCAGATGGACGTGCTGCGCGTGGAACTGCAGCTTCCTCAGGACGCGGAGATCGTCCTGGCCGACCAGCCGTACCGCGGCAACTTCAACATCCTTGAGCAACAGGCGCTGAACGATGCGCTTGAAAACCGCACCGAACTGGCCACGCAGCGTGACGTCATAAAGATCAACGATCTGCAGCAGCGGGTGGCGAAAAACCAGACATTGCCCGACCTTACCCTGAACGCCAGCGTCGGCACCGGTGGCTTTGACCGCCGATTCCTGGGGGGGCTGGAGAAGACCGCCACCATCGACGAGCCGAGCTGGGGGGTGGGGCTTCAGTTCAGCTATCCGCTTGGCAACCGCAGCGCCGAGAACGACTACATAAGGAAGAAACTCGCCCTGGAGCAGGCGCAGACCCAGTTGCAAAACCTGGAATCAACCGTGGTCAGGGACGTGAAGGCGGCGCTCCGCCTGGTGGCGGCAAGCTACACCCAGCTCGACGTGACCGCGCGCGGCACCGCCTACGCCCAGGACCGGTTGCGCGCCTTCCAGAAACGGCACGACGTGGGGCTTGCCACCACCAAGGATGTCTTCGACGTGGAGAACGACCTGGTGACCGCCAAGGGGAACCAGATCCAGGCCCTGGTGGATTACAACAATTCCATCACCCAGCTCTGGCGGGTGACCGGGATGATTTTGGACCAGGAGGGGATCAACGTGACGGAGACCCAGGCCGACCACCTGTATCAAAATATGAAGTAG
- a CDS encoding tRNA threonylcarbamoyladenosine dehydratase, whose translation MSHLHRFSRTELLIGPAGLDKLKNSTVAIFGLGGVGSYAAEALVRAGVGHLVIVDFDDICLTNVNRQLHAMDGTVGKAKALVMAERMRQINPQAEIVPYQDFYSAENSEFLLHDHYDYVVDAIDHITSKLHLIRTCREKDIPIISSMGAAAKVDPTKIGVADISQTHKCRMARSVRKLLKKQGIEKGVKVVFSTEEYREQEVKDGGCKGNCICPNKDDQKFSCEHRRVILGSVSFIPSIFGLTMAGVVVNDLLAARPD comes from the coding sequence ATGTCACATCTGCACCGCTTTTCCCGTACCGAACTCCTCATTGGACCCGCTGGGCTCGACAAACTGAAAAACTCAACCGTCGCCATCTTCGGCCTGGGGGGGGTAGGGAGCTACGCCGCCGAAGCGCTGGTGCGCGCAGGGGTAGGCCACCTGGTCATCGTCGATTTCGACGACATCTGCCTCACCAACGTGAACCGGCAGTTGCACGCCATGGACGGCACCGTCGGCAAGGCCAAGGCCCTGGTCATGGCCGAGCGCATGCGCCAGATCAACCCGCAGGCCGAGATCGTCCCCTACCAGGATTTCTACTCCGCCGAAAACAGCGAGTTCCTGCTCCATGATCACTACGATTATGTCGTCGATGCCATCGACCACATAACCAGCAAGCTGCACCTGATCCGCACCTGCCGCGAAAAGGACATCCCCATCATCTCCAGCATGGGGGCCGCCGCCAAGGTCGACCCGACCAAGATCGGCGTCGCCGACATTTCCCAGACCCACAAGTGCCGCATGGCGCGCTCGGTCCGCAAACTGCTGAAGAAGCAGGGGATAGAAAAGGGTGTGAAGGTCGTGTTCTCGACCGAGGAGTACCGCGAGCAGGAGGTGAAGGATGGCGGCTGCAAGGGTAACTGCATCTGCCCCAACAAGGACGACCAGAAGTTCTCGTGCGAGCACCGCCGCGTCATCCTCGGGAGCGTGTCGTTCATCCCGTCCATCTTCGGGCTCACCATGGCGGGGGTGGTGGTGAACGATCTGCTGGCGGCGCGGCCCGATTAG
- the iorA gene encoding indolepyruvate ferredoxin oxidoreductase subunit alpha — MKEILSGNEAIARGAYEAGVKVACAYPGTPSTEILENTIRYREIDSSWATNEKVALEVGIGASFVGARSLVTMKHVGVNVAADPLFTLSYTGVNGGLVLVCADDPELHSSQNEQDSRNYAKFAKVPMLEPADSQECLEFTKLAYEISEKYDTPVLLRTTTRISHSKSVVNMGERTGAVRDAKIEKNAAKFVMLPGNARVRHVAVEERTVQLSKDGCGMPINRVEMRDGKIGVITAGIAYQHVREALPEASVLKLGMVHPLPFDLIGDFAAKVEKLYVVEELDPFIEEQVKAIGIPVIGKEIISICGELTPGRVRKAFGLPENAQSAVEKLPGRPPNMCPGCPHRGVFYTLNQLKAYVSGDIGCYTLGFMPPLSAMDTCVCMGASIGMATGAVKVLPPEERKKVVAVIGDSTFLHTGINGLMDMVYNKGAATVIILDNRITAMTGRQENPGSGHTLMNDPANAVDFELLCKAIGVKNVRTINPLDLDECRTVISEEMERPETSVIITDKPCVLIKREGIFKAGAPLQVVDESCTGCRACLKIGCPAIEWVPASGKKGKAHIDPLLCNGCDVCSQLCKFSAIQEAK, encoded by the coding sequence ATGAAGGAAATACTTTCCGGCAACGAAGCCATTGCCAGAGGCGCCTACGAGGCAGGGGTGAAAGTCGCCTGCGCCTACCCGGGCACCCCTTCCACGGAGATCCTGGAAAACACCATCCGCTATAGGGAAATCGACTCATCCTGGGCCACCAACGAAAAGGTCGCCCTGGAAGTCGGCATCGGCGCCTCCTTCGTCGGCGCCAGGTCCCTGGTCACCATGAAGCACGTCGGCGTCAACGTCGCCGCCGACCCGCTGTTCACGCTCTCCTACACCGGCGTCAACGGCGGGCTGGTGCTTGTCTGCGCCGACGACCCCGAACTGCACTCCTCCCAGAACGAGCAGGATAGCCGCAACTACGCCAAGTTCGCCAAGGTCCCGATGCTCGAGCCTGCCGACTCGCAGGAGTGTCTCGAGTTCACCAAACTCGCGTACGAGATATCCGAAAAGTACGATACCCCGGTCCTGCTGCGCACTACCACCCGCATTTCGCACAGCAAATCGGTGGTGAACATGGGCGAGCGCACCGGCGCCGTCCGCGACGCGAAGATCGAGAAAAATGCGGCCAAGTTCGTCATGCTGCCGGGCAACGCACGAGTACGCCACGTGGCGGTCGAGGAACGCACCGTGCAACTCTCCAAGGACGGCTGCGGCATGCCGATCAACCGCGTGGAGATGCGCGATGGCAAGATCGGCGTCATCACGGCCGGTATCGCCTACCAGCACGTGCGCGAGGCGCTTCCCGAGGCTTCCGTGCTGAAGCTCGGCATGGTGCATCCGCTTCCCTTCGACCTGATCGGCGACTTCGCCGCCAAGGTGGAGAAGCTGTACGTGGTCGAGGAACTGGACCCGTTCATCGAGGAGCAGGTGAAGGCGATCGGAATTCCGGTTATCGGCAAGGAGATCATATCGATCTGCGGCGAACTCACCCCGGGGCGGGTGCGGAAGGCATTCGGTCTGCCGGAAAACGCCCAGAGCGCTGTGGAAAAGCTTCCGGGGCGTCCCCCCAACATGTGCCCGGGGTGCCCGCACCGCGGCGTTTTCTACACCCTCAACCAGCTGAAGGCCTACGTCTCCGGCGACATCGGGTGCTACACCCTCGGCTTCATGCCGCCCCTTTCGGCCATGGACACCTGCGTCTGCATGGGTGCCTCCATCGGCATGGCGACCGGCGCGGTCAAGGTGCTCCCCCCCGAGGAGCGCAAGAAGGTGGTCGCGGTCATCGGTGACTCCACCTTCCTGCATACCGGCATCAACGGCCTCATGGACATGGTCTACAACAAGGGGGCCGCCACCGTCATCATCCTCGACAACAGGATCACCGCCATGACCGGCCGCCAGGAAAACCCGGGCTCCGGCCATACCCTGATGAACGATCCGGCCAACGCCGTGGACTTCGAACTGCTGTGCAAGGCGATCGGCGTCAAGAACGTGCGCACCATCAACCCCCTCGACCTGGACGAGTGCCGCACCGTGATTTCCGAGGAGATGGAGCGTCCCGAGACGTCGGTCATCATCACCGACAAGCCCTGCGTACTCATCAAGAGGGAAGGTATCTTCAAGGCGGGCGCCCCGCTGCAGGTGGTCGATGAATCCTGCACCGGATGCCGTGCCTGCCTCAAGATCGGCTGCCCCGCCATCGAGTGGGTGCCCGCCAGCGGCAAGAAGGGGAAGGCGCACATCGATCCGCTTTTATGCAACGGTTGCGACGTCTGCAGCCAGCTGTGCAAGTTCTCTGCGATTCAGGAGGCAAAATGA
- a CDS encoding ACT domain-containing protein, whose product MHVEQISIFIENKFGRLAEVTRILGDAGVNIRTLSLADTSDFGILRLIVNDTEKARTVLKERGFTVSKTEVVAVEIPDRPGGLADILQVLDADGINVEYMYAFVERCGENAVMIFRFDETQKAIATLTGKSFNVLPGERLYSM is encoded by the coding sequence ATGCACGTAGAACAGATCTCCATATTCATCGAAAACAAGTTCGGACGTCTGGCCGAGGTGACCCGCATCCTGGGCGATGCCGGGGTGAACATCCGCACCCTGTCCCTGGCGGACACCTCCGACTTCGGGATCCTGCGCCTGATCGTGAACGACACGGAAAAGGCGAGGACCGTCCTCAAGGAGCGCGGCTTCACGGTGAGCAAGACCGAGGTGGTCGCGGTCGAGATTCCGGACCGTCCCGGCGGGCTCGCCGACATCCTGCAGGTGCTGGACGCCGACGGGATCAACGTCGAGTACATGTACGCCTTCGTGGAGCGCTGCGGCGAGAACGCCGTGATGATCTTCCGCTTCGACGAGACGCAGAAGGCGATCGCCACCCTGACCGGCAAGAGCTTCAACGTGCTGCCGGGGGAGAGGCTGTACAGCATGTAG
- a CDS encoding ABC transporter ATP-binding protein, whose protein sequence is MDEVVRLSDVVKIYTMGEERVEAMKGVSFTVHRGEFVSIMGASGSGKSTCMNILGCLDVPTRGSYFLDGVDVGRLSADALAEVRNRKLGFVFQGFNLLARTTARQNVELPLVYSQVPAAERRARALEALERVGLAGREGHYSNQLSGGQQQRVAIARALVNRPSIILADEPTGNLDSRTTIEIMSIFQELNRQGITIIMVTHEPDVAEFTNRHIIFRDGEVISDQPYQPKTAALPAEVQHP, encoded by the coding sequence ATGGACGAAGTGGTCCGTCTCAGCGACGTCGTCAAGATCTATACCATGGGAGAGGAGCGCGTCGAGGCCATGAAGGGGGTTTCCTTCACGGTGCACCGCGGCGAGTTCGTCTCCATCATGGGGGCCTCCGGCAGCGGCAAGTCCACCTGCATGAACATCCTGGGATGCCTGGACGTCCCGACGCGGGGTAGCTACTTCCTGGACGGCGTCGACGTGGGGAGGCTTTCCGCCGACGCGCTGGCCGAGGTGCGCAACAGGAAACTCGGCTTCGTGTTCCAGGGGTTCAACCTGCTGGCCCGCACCACTGCGCGGCAGAACGTGGAACTCCCCCTGGTTTACTCCCAGGTTCCCGCGGCAGAGCGCAGGGCGCGCGCACTCGAGGCGCTGGAGCGTGTGGGGCTCGCGGGAAGGGAAGGGCATTATTCGAACCAGCTTTCCGGCGGACAACAGCAGCGCGTCGCCATCGCCCGCGCCCTGGTGAACCGGCCGTCCATCATCCTGGCAGACGAGCCCACCGGTAACCTCGATTCCAGGACCACCATCGAGATCATGTCGATCTTCCAGGAATTGAACCGGCAGGGGATCACCATCATCATGGTGACCCACGAGCCCGACGTGGCCGAGTTCACTAACCGGCACATCATCTTCCGCGACGGGGAGGTCATCTCCGACCAGCCGTACCAGCCCAAGACCGCAGCCTTGCCCGCGGAGGTGCAGCACCCATGA
- a CDS encoding indolepyruvate oxidoreductase subunit beta has translation MSDKVTNIVLVGVGGQGILLAAEILSETFMLAGFDVKKSEIHGMSQRGGSVVSHVRYGKEVFSPMVPEGEGDILFGFELMESYRYLSLLKPGGTVVVNDLCIAPPSVLVGQEQYPADMALKIQELCPDCLLVDGQNLAIQAGNARAANTVLLGAVSKRLDIEEKYWIEAIEKMVPKKALAVNLKAFEMGRGLK, from the coding sequence ATGAGCGACAAGGTAACCAACATCGTCCTGGTGGGCGTGGGTGGCCAGGGCATTCTGCTCGCCGCCGAGATCCTCTCCGAGACCTTCATGCTGGCAGGCTTCGACGTCAAGAAGAGCGAGATCCACGGCATGTCCCAGCGCGGCGGCTCCGTCGTGTCCCACGTCCGTTACGGCAAGGAAGTCTTCTCCCCCATGGTCCCCGAAGGGGAGGGGGACATCCTGTTCGGCTTCGAGCTGATGGAGAGCTACCGCTACCTGTCCCTTCTGAAACCGGGCGGCACCGTCGTGGTCAACGACCTCTGCATCGCGCCCCCGTCCGTCCTTGTCGGGCAGGAACAGTACCCGGCTGACATGGCGCTGAAGATCCAGGAACTCTGCCCGGATTGCCTGCTGGTGGATGGCCAGAACCTCGCCATTCAGGCAGGCAACGCCCGCGCCGCCAACACGGTGCTGCTGGGTGCTGTTTCCAAGCGTCTGGACATCGAGGAGAAGTACTGGATCGAGGCGATCGAGAAGATGGTGCCGAAAAAGGCCCTCGCCGTGAACCTCAAGGCGTTCGAGATGGGGCGCGGTCTGAAATAA
- a CDS encoding ABC transporter permease: MTTLYQSLLIALRALRVNKMRALLTMLGIIIGIAAVIAMVAIGAGASKMISDQISSIGSNLLLVLPGSVTSGGMRSGSGGTQTLTYDDARAIKAECPSVGAVAPNVRGSGQVVYGNQNWSTVVYGVTPEMVDVRDWTIVGGRNITQSDVDGATKNCLIGQTVADNLFGGTDPVGKIIRIKKIPFAVVGVLGRKGQSPQGQDQDDVIYVPLRTAQRKLLGSQFPNVVGSIMVQAKDAEVLDKAQDEVTELLNQRHRIGPNREVDYTIRNLSELLAVTEQSSKVMSILLGAVASISLVVGGIGIMNIMLVSVTERTREIGIRIAIGAKKRDILLQFLTEAVLLTTCGGLIGMLLGVAGAKLVASLIGWPTLVSVNTIIIAFAFSAGVGVFFGFYPARKAAALNPIDALRYE, from the coding sequence ATGACGACCCTTTACCAAAGCCTGCTCATAGCGCTGCGCGCCCTGCGCGTCAACAAGATGCGCGCGCTGCTCACCATGCTGGGCATCATCATCGGGATCGCCGCGGTGATCGCCATGGTTGCCATCGGCGCCGGCGCGAGCAAGATGATCTCTGACCAGATCTCCAGCATCGGATCGAACCTGCTCCTGGTGCTCCCGGGATCGGTCACCTCCGGGGGGATGCGCTCCGGTTCCGGCGGAACCCAGACGCTCACCTATGACGATGCGCGTGCCATCAAGGCAGAGTGCCCGTCGGTCGGGGCGGTGGCCCCGAACGTGCGCGGCTCCGGCCAGGTGGTGTATGGCAACCAGAACTGGTCCACCGTAGTCTACGGTGTCACGCCGGAAATGGTCGACGTCCGTGACTGGACCATCGTCGGCGGCCGCAACATCACCCAGTCCGATGTCGATGGCGCCACCAAGAACTGCTTGATCGGCCAGACCGTCGCTGATAACCTCTTCGGCGGCACCGATCCGGTGGGAAAGATCATCCGGATCAAGAAGATACCCTTCGCCGTGGTCGGCGTTCTCGGGAGGAAGGGGCAGTCGCCCCAGGGGCAGGACCAGGACGACGTGATCTACGTGCCACTGCGGACCGCGCAGAGAAAGCTTTTGGGGAGCCAGTTCCCCAACGTGGTCGGCTCCATCATGGTGCAGGCCAAGGATGCCGAGGTGCTGGACAAGGCTCAGGACGAGGTCACCGAGCTTTTGAACCAGCGGCATCGGATCGGCCCCAACCGCGAGGTCGATTACACCATCAGGAACCTTTCCGAGCTTCTGGCGGTCACAGAGCAGTCCTCCAAGGTGATGTCCATCCTGCTGGGCGCAGTGGCCTCGATCTCCCTCGTGGTAGGTGGGATCGGCATCATGAACATCATGCTGGTCTCGGTGACTGAGAGGACCCGTGAGATAGGCATCCGCATCGCCATCGGAGCGAAGAAGCGTGACATACTGCTGCAGTTTCTGACCGAGGCCGTGCTCCTCACCACGTGCGGCGGCTTGATCGGGATGCTGCTCGGGGTGGCCGGAGCGAAGCTCGTGGCGAGTCTCATCGGCTGGCCTACCCTGGTCTCCGTCAACACCATCATCATAGCCTTCGCCTTCTCTGCCGGAGTGGGGGTCTTCTTCGGTTTCTACCCGGCGCGCAAGGCGGCGGCGCTGAACCCCATCGACGCACTGAGATACGAGTAG
- a CDS encoding phage holin family protein, producing the protein MGFIVKWLVHAVAIVITAYLLPGVRLSGFGAALITALVLGLINTFIRPLLMLLTLPINILTLGLLTFVINALLIMLTSALVRGFSVDGFLWALLFSLVLSVVNFLLNAVL; encoded by the coding sequence GTGGGATTCATAGTGAAGTGGCTGGTACACGCCGTGGCGATTGTCATCACGGCCTATCTTCTGCCGGGGGTGCGCCTCTCCGGGTTCGGCGCCGCGCTGATCACCGCGCTGGTGCTCGGTCTCATCAACACCTTCATCAGGCCGCTATTGATGCTGCTCACCCTGCCGATCAACATCCTGACCCTGGGGCTGCTCACCTTCGTGATCAACGCCCTGCTCATCATGTTGACCAGCGCCTTGGTGCGCGGCTTCTCGGTGGACGGATTCCTGTGGGCGCTGTTGTTCAGCCTGGTGCTGTCTGTGGTTAACTTCCTGCTGAACGCGGTTCTCTAG
- a CDS encoding DUF72 domain-containing protein, with the protein MAPGKIRIGTCSWTESSLIESGAFYPRGAGTPKARLKFYARQFDTVEIESSYYQIPSIDMAQAWAGRTPPGFLFHVKAFGALTGHNIDPRRLPEELRGMLAPGDLGREELHVAEPGMLKAMAQALLASLEPLRQARKMGFIIFQFPPWFGYKKANLDYLSYCKELVAGFPIAVEFRHGSWFTSQHRDEMLAFLKEHKITYITCDEPQYGNLTTAPFHPDATTGIAYLRLHGRNGDCWHSDVPGDEYLYQEAELKEIARHALQLGERARTTFIMFNNCRCGYAAQNALEMRRHCQRPA; encoded by the coding sequence ATGGCACCAGGCAAGATCCGCATCGGCACCTGCTCCTGGACCGAAAGCAGCCTCATCGAAAGCGGCGCCTTCTACCCGCGCGGCGCCGGCACGCCCAAGGCACGACTCAAGTTCTACGCCCGCCAGTTCGACACCGTCGAAATCGAAAGTTCCTACTACCAGATTCCGTCCATTGATATGGCGCAGGCCTGGGCGGGACGTACGCCGCCCGGGTTCCTTTTCCACGTCAAGGCCTTCGGCGCCCTTACCGGGCACAACATCGACCCGCGCCGGCTGCCGGAAGAGTTGCGTGGGATGCTGGCGCCCGGGGACCTGGGCAGGGAGGAGCTGCACGTGGCCGAGCCGGGGATGCTCAAGGCGATGGCGCAGGCGCTTTTGGCATCCCTGGAACCGCTCCGGCAGGCGCGCAAGATGGGGTTCATCATCTTCCAGTTTCCCCCCTGGTTCGGCTACAAGAAGGCCAACCTCGATTACCTGAGCTACTGCAAGGAACTGGTGGCAGGGTTTCCCATCGCGGTGGAATTCCGCCACGGCAGCTGGTTTACCTCGCAGCACCGGGATGAAATGCTGGCTTTCCTGAAAGAGCACAAGATCACCTACATCACCTGTGACGAGCCGCAGTACGGCAACCTCACCACCGCCCCCTTCCATCCCGACGCCACCACCGGCATAGCCTATCTCAGGCTGCACGGCAGAAACGGCGACTGCTGGCACAGCGACGTACCCGGCGACGAGTACCTCTACCAGGAAGCGGAACTGAAGGAGATCGCGCGGCACGCCCTGCAGCTTGGCGAGAGGGCGCGAACGACGTTCATCATGTTCAACAACTGCCGCTGCGGCTATGCCGCACAAAACGCACTGGAGATGCGCCGCCATTGTCAGCGACCGGCGTGA